A stretch of Eleutherodactylus coqui strain aEleCoq1 chromosome 2, aEleCoq1.hap1, whole genome shotgun sequence DNA encodes these proteins:
- the LOC136611369 gene encoding E3 ubiquitin/ISG15 ligase TRIM25-like isoform X1 produces MASANLRTELECSICLHLYTDPVTLRCGHNFCRVCIDQVLNTQNGSGVYSCPECREEFPKRPVLKRNITLCNVVENFPSAQLHQEEITEIFCTYCIHAPVLAVKSCLHCEASLCDNHLRVHSKSAEHVLTEPRTSMESRKCSVHKKILEYYCTEDAACICVSCCLIGQHQGHKMESLDEASEKKMKKLRNVLQKLTTKREKTEEKVRSLEERSKTTQEKSSKEVERVTALFIDIRRRLDDLEKRVLSEISRREEQVSLSLSDMIQKLEVKKDELSRKMRHIEELCNMTDPLTVLQEPDTGDLCDPEEEGGDQDMGGHEVMGEHDGGHDATWGHDGGDWGVELISHLSHTLSDLIRYVTFYVQGPADILLDVNTTANKILISDDLKTATWTDIKQNRPGTSERFQYYQVMSSRGFSSGRHYWDVEISRSRVWRVGMCYPSIGRRGRLSLIGDNKKSWGLYGGRGNNNQYSVRHDSEVIQLPYQISSDRFRICLDYEAGRLSFYQLCDPIRHLHTFTASFTEPLHAILYVREGNIKISGGAAAARSHHHAGNLPRN; encoded by the exons ATGGCGTCTGCTAATCTCAGAACAGAGCTGGAATGTTCCATCTGTCTGCACCTTTATACAGATCCTGTAACCctgagatgtggacacaacttctgccGGGTCTGTATTGATCAGGTCCTGAATACACAGAATGGCTCTGGAGTTTATTCCTGTCCTGAATGTAGAGAAGAGTTCCCGAAGCGGCCTGTGCTGAAGAGGAACATAACTCTGTGTAATGTAGTGGAGAATTTCCCGTCTGCTCAGCTACATCAGGAGGAGATCACTGAGATCTTCTGCACTTACTGCATTCACGCTCCTGTACTGGCTGTTAAATCCTGTCTGCACTGTGAGGCTTCATTGTGTGATAACCACCTGAGAGTTCACAGCAAGTCGGCAGAACATGTCCTCACTGAGCCCAGAACGTCAATGGAGAGCAGGAAATGTTCTGTCCATAAGAAGATCCTGGAATATTACTGCACTGAGGACGCTGCTTGTATCTGTGTGTCCTGCTGTCTGATTGGGCAACACCAGGGACATAAGATGGAGTCTCTAGATGAGGCCTCtgagaagaagatgaagaaactGAGAAATGTTCTGCAGAAACTTACCACAAAGAGAGAGAAGACTGAGGAAAAAGTCCGTAGTCTAGAGGAACGGAGTAAAACAACTCAAGAAAAATCATCTAAAGAAGTAGAGCGAGTCACTGCCCTGTTTATAGACATCAGGAGACGGCTGGATGACCTGGAGAAGAGGGTCCTGAGCGAGATCTCCAGGCGGGAAGAGCAGGTGTCTCTGTCACTGTCTGATATGATCCAGAAGCTGGAAGTAAAGAAAGAcgagctgtccaggaagatgagacACATTGAGGAGCTGTGTAACATGACTGATCCACTGACTGTCTTACAGGAGCCAGACACAGGTGACTTGTGTGATCCTGAGGAGGAGGGAGGTGATCAGGACATGGGAGGACATGAGGTCATGGGAGAACATGATGGAG GTCATGACGCCAcatggggacatgatggaggtgattgGGGTGTGGAGTTGATCTCGCACTTATCACACACATTATCTGATTTAATaagatatgtcaccttctatgtaCAGGGTCCTGCAGACATATTACTGGATGTAAACACAACTGCTAATAAGATACTTATATCAGACGACCTGAAAACTGCAACCTGGACAGATATAAAGCAGAATCGCCCAGGAACATCAGAGAGATTCCAGTATTATCAGGTGATGAGCAGTAGGGGATTTTCCTCTGGACGACATTACTGGGATGTGGAAATCAGTAGATCACGAGTGTGGAGGGTTGGGATGTGTTATCCCAGTATAGGCAGGAGGGGGCGCCTGTCACTCATTGGAGATAATAAAAAGTCCTGGGGTTTATATGGAGGGCGGGGGAATAATAACCAGTATTCAGTGAGACATGACAGTGAAGTGATCCAGCTCCCTTACCAGATCTCCAGTGATAGATTCAGGATCTGTCTGGATTATGAGGCGGGGCGGCTGTCCTTTTATCAGCTGTGTGACCccatcagacacttacacaccttcACCGCCTCCTTCACCGAGCCCCTTCATGCTATACTATATGTAAGGGAAGGTAATATAAAGATATCAGGGGGAGCAGCAGCTGCAAGGAGCCATCATCATGCAGGTAATCTGCCCAGAAACTAG
- the LOC136611369 gene encoding E3 ubiquitin/ISG15 ligase TRIM25-like isoform X2 — translation MASANLRTELECSICLHLYTDPVTLRCGHNFCRVCIDQVLNTQNGSGVYSCPECREEFPKRPVLKRNITLCNVVENFPSAQLHQEEITEIFCTYCIHAPVLAVKSCLHCEASLCDNHLRVHSKSAEHVLTEPRTSMESRKCSVHKKILEYYCTEDAACICVSCCLIGQHQGHKMESLDEASEKKMKKLRNVLQKLTTKREKTEEKVRSLEERSKTTQEKSSKEVERVTALFIDIRRRLDDLEKRVLSEISRREEQVSLSLSDMIQKLEVKKDELSRKMRHIEELCNMTDPLTVLQEPDTGDLCDPEEEGGDQDMGGHEVMGEHDGGEEDTRGLDGGHDATWGHDGGDWGVELISHLSHTLSDLIRYVTFYVQGPADILLDVNTTANKILISDDLKTATWTDIKQNRPGTSERFQYYQVMSSRGFSSGRHYWDVEISRSRVWRVGMCYPSIGRRGRLSLIGDNKKSWGLYGGRGNNNQYSVRHDSEVIQLPYQISSDRFRICLDYEAGRLSFYQLCDPIRHLHTFTASFTEPLHAILYVREGNIKISGGAAAARSHHHAGNLPRN, via the coding sequence ATGGCGTCTGCTAATCTCAGAACAGAGCTGGAATGTTCCATCTGTCTGCACCTTTATACAGATCCTGTAACCctgagatgtggacacaacttctgccGGGTCTGTATTGATCAGGTCCTGAATACACAGAATGGCTCTGGAGTTTATTCCTGTCCTGAATGTAGAGAAGAGTTCCCGAAGCGGCCTGTGCTGAAGAGGAACATAACTCTGTGTAATGTAGTGGAGAATTTCCCGTCTGCTCAGCTACATCAGGAGGAGATCACTGAGATCTTCTGCACTTACTGCATTCACGCTCCTGTACTGGCTGTTAAATCCTGTCTGCACTGTGAGGCTTCATTGTGTGATAACCACCTGAGAGTTCACAGCAAGTCGGCAGAACATGTCCTCACTGAGCCCAGAACGTCAATGGAGAGCAGGAAATGTTCTGTCCATAAGAAGATCCTGGAATATTACTGCACTGAGGACGCTGCTTGTATCTGTGTGTCCTGCTGTCTGATTGGGCAACACCAGGGACATAAGATGGAGTCTCTAGATGAGGCCTCtgagaagaagatgaagaaactGAGAAATGTTCTGCAGAAACTTACCACAAAGAGAGAGAAGACTGAGGAAAAAGTCCGTAGTCTAGAGGAACGGAGTAAAACAACTCAAGAAAAATCATCTAAAGAAGTAGAGCGAGTCACTGCCCTGTTTATAGACATCAGGAGACGGCTGGATGACCTGGAGAAGAGGGTCCTGAGCGAGATCTCCAGGCGGGAAGAGCAGGTGTCTCTGTCACTGTCTGATATGATCCAGAAGCTGGAAGTAAAGAAAGAcgagctgtccaggaagatgagacACATTGAGGAGCTGTGTAACATGACTGATCCACTGACTGTCTTACAGGAGCCAGACACAGGTGACTTGTGTGATCCTGAGGAGGAGGGAGGTGATCAGGACATGGGAGGACATGAGGTCATGGGAGAACATGATGGAGGTGAGGaggacacaaggggacttgatGGAGGTCATGACGCCAcatggggacatgatggaggtgattgGGGTGTGGAGTTGATCTCGCACTTATCACACACATTATCTGATTTAATaagatatgtcaccttctatgtaCAGGGTCCTGCAGACATATTACTGGATGTAAACACAACTGCTAATAAGATACTTATATCAGACGACCTGAAAACTGCAACCTGGACAGATATAAAGCAGAATCGCCCAGGAACATCAGAGAGATTCCAGTATTATCAGGTGATGAGCAGTAGGGGATTTTCCTCTGGACGACATTACTGGGATGTGGAAATCAGTAGATCACGAGTGTGGAGGGTTGGGATGTGTTATCCCAGTATAGGCAGGAGGGGGCGCCTGTCACTCATTGGAGATAATAAAAAGTCCTGGGGTTTATATGGAGGGCGGGGGAATAATAACCAGTATTCAGTGAGACATGACAGTGAAGTGATCCAGCTCCCTTACCAGATCTCCAGTGATAGATTCAGGATCTGTCTGGATTATGAGGCGGGGCGGCTGTCCTTTTATCAGCTGTGTGACCccatcagacacttacacaccttcACCGCCTCCTTCACCGAGCCCCTTCATGCTATACTATATGTAAGGGAAGGTAATATAAAGATATCAGGGGGAGCAGCAGCTGCAAGGAGCCATCATCATGCAGGTAATCTGCCCAGAAACTAG